Proteins encoded together in one Cytophagia bacterium CHB2 window:
- a CDS encoding DUF1508 domain-containing protein — translation MTCDHVARRFGLAISAAKLNAPIDQQYHRRTDAQGKPYFVLKAKNGEIIGKSESYSSTAAMERGIQSVMSNAPLAAIEQVNQPE, via the coding sequence ATAACCTGCGACCATGTTGCCAGGCGCTTTGGGTTGGCCATTTCAGCCGCAAAACTGAATGCCCCCATCGATCAACAGTATCATCGGCGTACAGATGCTCAGGGCAAGCCGTACTTTGTGCTGAAAGCAAAGAACGGCGAAATCATCGGCAAGAGTGAATCGTACTCCTCGACGGCCGCGATGGAAAGGGGTATTCAGTCGGTCATGTCGAATGCTCCTTTGGCTGCGATCGAGCAGGTCAACCAGCCGGAATGA
- a CDS encoding response regulator transcription factor: protein MHSKIKVLLASRPKLLSEVIRYLVSRQPDMEVVSEVLDPLELLLAVKATNADVVIVTPLPANGEPHICTQLLAAYAQLKIVTQSAKGEAAYLYQTGSPKQCIDEPSEQLILGAIRKSLQDKKQTTGDGNE, encoded by the coding sequence ATGCACTCAAAAATTAAAGTGCTCTTGGCGAGCCGGCCCAAGCTGCTCTCGGAAGTGATCCGATACCTGGTGTCGCGCCAACCGGATATGGAAGTGGTTAGCGAAGTGCTTGATCCCCTTGAGCTCTTGCTTGCCGTCAAGGCCACCAACGCGGACGTGGTCATTGTCACGCCGCTCCCCGCGAACGGGGAACCGCATATCTGCACCCAGTTGCTGGCAGCGTATGCGCAATTAAAAATCGTGACGCAGTCGGCAAAAGGTGAAGCTGCTTATTTGTACCAAACCGGCTCACCAAAGCAGTGCATCGACGAGCCTTCCGAGCAGTTGATTCTTGGTGCCATCCGGAAGTCTTTGCAGGATAAAAAGCAAACCACGGGCGACGGCAACGAATAA